The Linepithema humile isolate Giens D197 chromosome 2, Lhum_UNIL_v1.0, whole genome shotgun sequence genome has a segment encoding these proteins:
- the LOC105670769 gene encoding cAMP-dependent protein kinase catalytic subunit 1: MGNNAATANKKVDAAESVKEFLDKAKKEFEDKWKKNPTNTAGLDDFERIKTLGTGSFGRVMIVQHKPTKEYYAMKILDKQKVVKLKQVEHTLNEKRILQAISFPFLVSLRFHFKDNSYLYMVLEYVPGGEMFSHLRKVGRFSEPHSRFYAAQIVLAFEYLHYLDLIYRDLKPENLLIDSQGYLKVTDFGFAKRVQGRTWTLCGTPEYLAPEIILSKGYNKAVDWWALGVLVYEMAAGYPPFFADQPIQIYEKIVSGKPRFPSHFGSDLKDLLRNLLQVDLTKRYGNLKAGVNDIKGHKWFASTDWIAVFQKRIEAPFIPRCKGPGDTSNFDDYEEETLRISLTEKCAKEFAEF, encoded by the coding sequence ATGGGCAACAATGCCGCGACCGCTAACAAGAAGGTCGACGCCGCCGAGAGCGTCAAGGAGTTTCTCGACAAAGCGAAGAAGGAGTTCGAGGATAAATGGAAGAAGAATCCGACCAACACCGCCGGTCTGGACGATTTCGAGCGTATCAAGACCTTGGGCACCGGCTCGTTCGGCCGCGTGATGATCGTCCAGCATAAGCCCACCAAGGAGTATTACGCCATGAAGATACTCGACAAACAGAAGGTCGTCAAGCTGAAACAGGTGGAGCACACGCTTAACGAGAAGAGGATACTGCAGGCGATTAGTTTCCCGTTCCTTGTGTCGTTGCGCTTCCACTTCAAGGACAACTCTTACCTGTACATGGTACTTGAGTACGTACCCGGCGGCGAGATGTTCAGCCACCTGCGCAAAGTCGGCCGCTTCTCAGAACCGCACTCACGCTTCTACGCAGCCCAGATTGTACTTGCCTTCGAGTACTTGCACTACCTCGATCTCATCTACCGAGATCTGAAGCCGGAGAATCTTTTGATCGACTCGCAGGGTTACCTGAAAGTTACCGACTTTGGTTTCGCCAAAAGAGTACAAGGTCGAACGTGGACTTTGTGCGGCACCCCGGAGTACCTGGCACCCGAGATTATCCTCAGCAAGGGATACAACAAAGCGGTGGATTGGTGGGCTCTGGGCGTACTAGTCTACGAGATGGCCGCTGGCTATCCGCCGTTTTTCGCCGATCAACCGATTCAGATTTACGAGAAGATCGTAAGCGGCAAACCGCGCTTTCCCTCGCACTTTGGCTCCGATCTGAAGGACTTGCTGCGCAATTTGCTGCAGGTAGATCTTACCAAAAGGTATGGCAATCTTAAAGCGGGCGTGAACGACATCAAGGGCCACAAGTGGTTTGCCAGCACCGACTGGATAGCCGTCTTCCAGAAGCGAATAGAGGCGCCTTTCATACCGCGCTGCAAGGGACCAGGCGACACCAGCAACTTTGACGATTACGAGGAGGAGACCCTGAGGATTTCTCTGACGGAGAAGTGCGCCAAGGAGTTCGCCGAGTTTTGA
- the Cpes gene encoding ceramide phosphoethanolamine synthase has product MFHLPTFANKMCLSILLLLLLYFVGMDMLLYFRVQDYDVRPHTNDTQASPYHSLIKCDLDPICTVTVKAMMLDHPNHYILSPLASLVDYLLDISHSWTWLTPNIISVSHVVVAIIGARYITRSSLSHRRVGVILFQVRAWLDNLDGHVARTRLNVEGERSDVGSIGYLVDGACDGLGCIALVVAVFLFLKCNPNRRAGYERLPSWTILSSSSSSPYNTASSGSSWKLPLYNTLMVGLHFFLTSFAWNRYIFVYQDLLETDNRDILPLSQEDLYNRQTIVFRSSSFWTIALAWKIFNFHAMMDFMLLAIFLDRVWEYVRLAWWQLPAVLFLLILISELHYTNAYAYVEISSMRESLRFLSLYTLPDP; this is encoded by the coding sequence ATGTTCCATTTACCAACGTTCGCCAATAAGATGTGTCTATCAATTCTGCTGCTATTGCTGCTGTACTTCGTAGGAATGGACATGTTACTTTACTTCCGCGTGCAGGATTATGATGTGCGTCCACATACGAATGATACGCAGGCTTCGCCGTATCACTCGCTGATCAAGTGCGATCTGGATCCGATTTGCACGGTGACGGTGAAGGCCATGATGTTGGATCATCCTAATCATTACATCTTAAGCCCCTTGGCATCCCTGGTGGATTATCTGTTGGACATCAGTCACTCCTGGACATGGCTAACGCCGAATATTATCAGCGTTTCTCACGTGGTAGTGGCTATAATCGGCGCCCGATACATCACACGGAGTTCTCTTTCTCACAGACGAGTGGGTGTCATTCTATTTCAAGTGAGAGCTTGGCTGGATAACTTGGACGGTCACGTGGCCAGGACGAGGCTCAACGTCGAAGGCGAGAGATCGGACGTCGGCTCTATCGGATATCTTGTGGACGGCGCTTGTGACGGCCTTGGCTGCATTGCTCTTGTGGTTGCAGTTTTCCTCTTCCTGAAATGCAATCCTAATCGCCGCGCAGGATACGAACGACTGCCAAGTTGGACAATATTGtcatcatcgtcgtcatcgCCCTATAATACCGCTTCGTCGGGTTCGTCCTGGAAGTTGCCTCTGTATAATACGTTGATGGTAGGCCTTCACTTTTTTCTGACGAGCTTTGCTTGGAACCGGTACATATTCGTGTATCAGGATCTCCTGGAGACTGACAACAGGGATATCCTTCCGCTCAGCCAGGAAGATCTCTACAACAGACAGACCATCGTCTTCAGGAGCTCGTCCTTCTGGACCATCGCTCTCGCTTGGAAGATCTTCAATTTCCATGCGATGATGGATTTCATGCTTCTGGCGATATTCCTGGATCGCGTCTGGGAGTACGTTAGACTCGCATGGTGGCAATTACCTGCCGTTCTGTTTCTGCTTATTCTGATCAGCGAACTACATTACACTAACGCATACGCTTACGTTGAAATATCATCGATGAGAGAGAGTTTGCGATTCCTCTCATTGTATACTCTTCCCGATCCATGA
- the Df31 gene encoding uncharacterized protein Df31, which translates to MADTEAKETKVTTPQKKVVEEEKVVQEEVDEDSKASENGDSKETKENGSSEEKEVDEKEAESTENGDSTDAPADSCCVKRKSTAAADAAEDAQDGASPEKKSRLEEKCAEAENNGDAEEATA; encoded by the exons ATGGCGGATACAGAAGCCAA GGAGACCAAAGTTACTACCCCCCAGAAGAAGGTAGTAGAAGAGGAAAAGGTGGTGCAGGAGGAAGTTGACGAAGATTCGAAAGCATCTGAAAATGGGGATTCCAAGGAAACCAAAGAGAATGGCTCGAGTGAGGAGAAAGAGGTTGACGAGAAGGAAGCAGAATCTACAGAAAATGGAGATTCCACAG ATGCTCCCGCCGACAGCTGTTGCGTAAAGAGGAAATCGACGGCTGCAGCTGATGCAGCCGAGGATGCACAGGATGGCGCAAGtcctgaaaaaaaatccaGACTTGAAGAAAAGTGTGCCGAGGCCGAGAATAACGGCGACGCGGAGGAGGCCACGGCCTAA